One window of the Anolis sagrei isolate rAnoSag1 chromosome 5, rAnoSag1.mat, whole genome shotgun sequence genome contains the following:
- the ST13 gene encoding hsc70-interacting protein, translating into MDPRKLTELRAFVKLCKENPTLLHAEELGFFREWVESMGGTIPPPPCNTSTEGHNKEKAEEKKPPEEPPKPTEPESEESDLDIDNEGVIEPDNDEPQAMGDENVEVSEEMIDQANEKKMEAINALGEGELQKAIDLFTEAIKLNPHLAILYAKRASVFVKMQKPNAAIRDCDRAIQINPDSAQPYKWRGKAHRLLGHWEEAAHDLALACKLDYDEDASAMLKEVQPRAQKIAEHRRKYERKREEKEIRERMERVKKAREEHERAQREEEARRQAGGPQFGGFPGGFPGGFPGGMPGGMPGGMPGGMPGMGGMPGLNEILSDPEVLAAMQDPEVMAAFQDVAQNPANMSKYQNNPKVMNLIGKLSAKFGSQP; encoded by the exons ATGGACCCGCGGAAGCTGACCGAGCTGCGGGCCTTCGTCAAACTCTGCAAGGAGAACCCGACCCTCCTTCACGCCGAGGAGCTGGGCTTCTTCCGCGAATGGGTGGAGAG CATGGGAGGCACAATTCCACCGCCTCCGTGCAACACTTCAACAGAAGGGCACAATAAG GAAAAAGCTGAAGAAAAGAAACCACCAGAAGAACCTCCAAAACCAACAGAGCCAGAAAGCGAAGAGAGTGATTTAG ACATTGATAATGAAGGGGTGATTGAACCTGACAATGATGAACCTCAGGCAATGGGTGATGAAAATGTTGAG GTATCAGAAGAAATGATAGACCAGGCTAATGAAAAGAAGATGGAAGCTATTAATGCGTTAGGTGAAG GTGAATTGCAGAAAGCCATTGATCTGTTTACAGAAGCCATTAAGCTAAATCCTCATCTGGCTATCTTGTATGCCAAACGAGCCAG TGTATTTGTGAAAATGCAGAAGCCAAATGCTGCCATAAGGGATTGTGATAGAGCCATTCAGATAAACCCTGATTCAGCACAGCCCTACAAATGGCGAGGAAAAGCTCACAG GCTCCTGGGTCACTGGGAAGAAGCTGCACACGATTTGGCTCTGGCCTGTAAACTGGATTACGATGAAGATGCTAGTGCCATGCTGAAAGAAGTGCAGCCACGA GCTCAGAAGATTGCAGAACACAGAAGAAAATATGAACGAAAGCGTGAAGAAAAAGAAATCAGGGAAAGGATGGAAAGAGTAAAGAAAGCCCGGGAGGAACATGAAAGAGCTCAGAGG GAGGAAGAGGCACGTCGACAGGCAGGAGGTCCTCAGTTTGGTGGCTTCCCAGGTGGCTTCCCAG GTGGTTTTCCTGGTGGAATGCCTGGCGGCATGCCTGGTGGAATGCCTGGTGGCATGCCTGGGATGGGGGGTATGCCAGGACTCAATGAAATTCTTAGTGATCCTGAAGTTCTCGCAGCCATGCAG GATCCAGAAGTTATGGCAGCTTTTCAAGATGTTGCCCAGAACCCAGCAAACATGTCAAAGTACCAGAATAACCCCAAAGTCATGAATCTCATTGGCAAACTATCAGCCAAATTTGGAAGTCAACCATAA